Proteins from one Triplophysa rosa unplaced genomic scaffold, Trosa_1v2 scaffold347, whole genome shotgun sequence genomic window:
- the LOC130550492 gene encoding uncharacterized protein LOC130550492, translating to MQRYTALTATRKRRMEGEEAPSTSKQLKLGETKIVTQKNVDHAVLNFVTQSLQPFSLVDQPSFKAFLHDLQPNTSLMSRTTLRRKMDEAVLEMKINMKKAMSEIDFLATTTDCWSSRRRGFIGVTAHWVDPNSLERCSVALACRQLKGPHTFDVLACALNDIHAEFGIQNKVVRTTTDNGSNFLKAFRIYGEQDENNNSPSDEAEDDEMNDEMCDDEDVNSVEVDLVEVTAILDEDDGLQFQLPKHHRCACHLLNLVSTVDAAKACSNESYKKLSRSAFSKCNALWNKCGRSAAAAEIIEDVCKIHLIRPNTTRWNSLFLAFERILRIIKDQGEGAIRTVCTSLKLPMLSPVEVAFLEEYARTMSPLAKSLNILQAETDVQMGWLLPTLTLLISKLDRVRTTSRYCKPLVDALQEGLQQRFGNMFVEPEFIAAAILVPKFKTSWTLDENIVKLGLDYIKDHLVEETLNQLPFDGSSASEEEDFFASIMSTHGAEGIKQFDGYLACKDDHKDILKSFPSVCRLSLKVNTALPASAACERLFSTAGLIFSPRRARIDSKNFENQLLLKLNKKYCHFS from the exons ATGCAGAGGTATACTGCCCTAACAGCGACAAGGAAAAGAAGAATGGAGGGCGAGGAGGCTCCTTCAACTTCCAAACAGCTGAAGTTGGGAGAAACTAAGATAGTTACACAGAAGAATGTTGATCATGCCGTGTTGAATTTTGTGACACAGAGTCTCCAACCCTTTAGTCTGGTGGACCAGCCATCATTTAAAGCTTTTTTGCATGATCTTCAGCCTAACACCTCTCTCATGTCAAGGACCACTTTGCGACGAAAGATGGATGAGGCAGTGCTTGAAATGaagattaatatgaaaaaagcaATGTCAGAGATAGATTTCTTAGCAACAACAACAGATTGTTGGAGTTCAAGAAGAAGAGGTTTCATTGGTGTCACTGCCCACTGGGTTGATCCTAACAGCCTGGAGAGGTGCTCAGTAGCGCTAGCATGCAGGCAACTCAAAGGCCCACACACTTTTGATGTTTTGGCTTGTGCACTGAATGATATACATGCTGAATTTGGCATACAGAACAAAGTTGTTCGAACTACTACAGACAACGGGTCAAATTTTTTAAAGGCGTTTCGTATATATGGCGAGCAAGATGAAAACAACAATTCTCCTTCAGATGAGGCTGAAGATGATGAGATGAACGATGAGATGTGTGATGATGAGGATGTGAATAGTGTAGAGGTGGACTTAGTAGAGGTCACAGCTATTTTAGATGAGGATGATGGCTTACAATTCCAACTTCCGAAACATCATCGTTGTGCCTGCCACTTATTAAACTTGGTTTCCACAGTGGATGCAGCCAAAGCCTGTTCAAATGAATCCTACAAGAAGCTGTCCCGATCAGCATTCTCAAAGTGCAATGCACTTTGGAATAAGTGTGGCAGATCTGCTGCTGCTGCAGAGATTATAGAAGATGTGTGCAAAATTCATCTGATCCGCCCAAACACAACAAGGTGGAATTCCTTATTTCTCGCCTTTGAGCGAATTCTACGTATCATTAAAGATCAGGGAGAGGGGGCTATCAGAACTGTCTGCACTTCACTCAAGTTGCCAAT GTTAAGTCCAGTTGAAGTTGCCTTTCTGGAGGAGTATGCCAGAACCATGAGCCCCCTTGCCAAATCCCTCAACATTCTTCAGGCTGAAACTGATGTTCAAATGGGATGGCTTCTGCCTACTCTGACCCTCCTCATCTCGAAACTGGACCGAGTTCGCACTACCTCCAGGTACTGCAAACCTCTGGTGGATGCACTCCAAGAAGGCCTGCAGCAGCGCTTTGGAAACATGTTCGTAGAGCCAGAGTTTATTGCAGCTGCAATCCTTGTCCCGAAATTTAAAACATCCTGGACATTGGATGAAAACATCGTCAAACTAG GCCTGGACTACATCAAGGACCATCTCGTGGAAGAGACTTTGAATCAGTTGCCATTTGATGGTTCCAGTGCCTCTGAGGAAGAGGACTTCTTTGCGAGCATTATGTCTACTCATGGTGCAGAAGGTATCAAGCAGTTTGATGGCTACCTTGCCTGCAAAGATGATCACAAAGACATTCTCAAGTCCTTCCCATCAGTCTGTAGGTTGTCTTTGAAGGTCAACACTGCCTTACCCGCTTCAGCAGCTTGTGAACGTCTTTTCAGCACAGCAGGGCTTATTTTCAGTCCCAGGAGGGCAAGAATAGACTCAAAAAACTTTGAGAATCAGCTGCTTCtcaagctgaataaaaaatactgtcaCTTTAGTTAG